GCCTTGGCTACCTCTTTAGAGAATGGTTTATAAAATTCGTCAATGACACGTTGCCACTGCTCTTTTCCAACTTCGACATCATCCAGTTTTCCTTCCATCTCAGCTGTGAAGGTCACATTGACAATATCTGGGAAATATTCAACAATGAGTTTATTAACAATTTCACCCAACTCTGTTGGTTCAAAACGTTTTGCTGCTAGACGAACGTAGTAACGTTTTTGGATGGTTTCAATGGTCGGAGCGTAGGTTGACGGACGTCCAACCCCATTTTCTTCCAAGGTCTTGATAAGAGTCGCTTCCGAATAGCGAGCTGGTGGTTGGGTGAAATGTTGTTCTGGCTTGCTATTGACCTGCTTGACCACATCTCCTACTGCCATATCTGGCAACATTTTGTTCTTGTCAGAGTCATTGTAGATAGCAAGATACCCATCAAACTTAACTTGGCTTCCATTCGCTGCAAACTGAACCCCATTTTGAGAAAGCTTAACAGCCATGGTATCAAAGATAGCAGCTGTCATCTGGCTAGCCACAAAACGGTTCCAGATAAGGGTATAGAGCTTGAGCTGGTCTTTGTCCAAGTACTTAGCGATGCTTTCTGGTGTGTTAAAGACACTAGATGGGCGAATGGCTTCGTGGGCATCTTGAGCACCTGAGGCATTCTTGACCTTGCTACCATGCTTGGAATACTTACTACCAAAACGGTCGTTAATGTAGCTTGCGGCTTCATTTTGAGCCACAGGACTAATACGAGTCGAGTCTGTACGCATATAGGTAATCAAACCTTGTACACCTGATCCGATATTGATCCCTTCATAGAGCTGTTGGGCTACCATCATAGTCTTTCGAGTACGGAAATTAATTTTGTTAGCCGCATCCATTTGCATAGTTGAAGTAGTATAAGGTAGGGGCGCATTTCGTTTGCGTTCTTTCTTATCTACCTGGTCTACTGTGAAATCTTTGCTAGTCAAATGGGACAAGACTTCTTTGACTTCTTCATTGGTGGTCAATTTCATTTTTTTGCCATTCATACCATAGAAAGAAGCCTGAAATTGTTTGGTTCCCTTCTTAAAGACACCATCAATTGTCCAGTATTCTTCCGGTTGGAAGGCATTGATTTCATTTTCACGGTCAATGATGAGCTTAAGGGCAACTGACTGCACGCGTCCTGCTGATAAGCCCTTCTTGACCTTTTTCCACAAAATAGGCGAAATTGAATACCCGACCAAGCGGTCTAAGACACGACGAGCTTGTTGGGCATCGACCAAGTCCATGTCAATCTTGCGAGGTTCTTTAAAGGCATTTTTTACTGCGTCCTTGGTGATTTCATTAAAGACTACACGGTTGGCATCATTTTCATCCAAGTTGAGAATGTGAGCCAAATGCCAGGAAATTGCTTCTCCTTCACGGTCCGGGTCACTCGCCAGAAAGACTTTATTGGCCTTTTTAGCTTCTTTTTTTAAGTCATTGATGAGAGGACCTTTTCCTCGGATATTGATATACTGTGGTTCATAGTTATTTTCAATGTCGACTGACATACTGGATTTCTTCAAATCACGGATATGCCCGACACTGGCTAAAACTTTGTAATTTCTGCCTAGATATTTCTCAATCGTTTTCGCTTTAGCAGGCGACTCCACGATGACTAGATTTTTCTTAACTGTTGATTTTTTCTTCTTTGTTGCCGTAGCCACACTATCACACCTTTTCAAAGTAATAAACTTTATAAAGTGTAAACCATTTTTCTATAGCTGTCAAGACCTAAGTCCTATATATAGAAGAAAAGTTTCTCTGAGTGAACAAATTTCTCCTTAAAATTCAAACTCAGCCAGCACATCTTGACCACTGGAAATCAGCTTTGCTCCCTCTTGAATCAGGTGGTGGCAACCATCTGAATGGCCATCTAAAACGTTTCCCGGAATGGCAAAAACATCACGCCCTTCCTCCATAGCTCGCTCACAGGTGATGAGACTACCAGAACGCATCCTTGCCTCTGCTACAATAACGCCACGGCACAGTCCTGCTATGATGCGATTACGAGCTGGAAAGTGAAATTTCAAGGGTTCCTCACCTGGTCCGTATTCGCTAAGTACCAAATGGTGATTGCCAATGTGTTCCTGCAAACGTTTATTGGCTCGGGGATAAAAGACATCCAATCCTGTTCCAATGACAGCAATTGTTCTTCCTCCATTCTGGAGTGCAGCCATATGGGCAGCTGTATCAATCCCTTTGGCTAAACCACTGACCACGATTAACTCGTTTTCCAAACCTTGAATGACTTTCTGAACCGACTTTGCTCCCTGATTCGAACATGAACGACTCCCTACAAGAGCAACCTTTGGAAATTTCAATAAATCCAGATTCCCTTTGTAAAACAAAAGAGCTGGAGGGTCATAAATCTCACTCAGATCCCAAGGATAACAGTCGTCTAGAATCGAGAAGGATGGGAATTTTTGAAACTCCTTCTCCAACTGTGCATCATCTATCTGGAAATAGCGTTCCATAAAGACAGCAGGATTACGGCACCCCGATAGTTCCGCAATATCACCTAGCAAAAGCTCCTGATCTACAGTCTCATCGTATTCAAGAACTGTTAAAATTTGTTGATTGCTCAGCCCAGCTTTTCTCAATTTGTAAATCTCATAGTTTGTGATCTTCATATACAACTCCATTTCTTTTTCTACTCATCTATCTATTCGTAAAAAAAATAAAAAGAAGACCAAGGATCTTCTTTTTTTCATTTATTCAGATTTAGTAGTTGACCAGCTACTTTCAACCATCGGTAAGATTGTTTTTAAAATTTCCCCATCCCCTTCAAGTGAAACATAGCGGATTTTACCATCATTTGATCGGAAAACCCAGGTAACGAGGTATTTCCCTGATTTAGCAATTGCATTGACAACATAGGCTTCATAGCCTCCAATGGTCGATTTGGAGCCCCAAACCTTACTGAAATCAGAGCTTTGTTCTTTGGAAGTTAAAATACTAGATGAGACAGTCACAACATCCAGTTTAGCATATTCTTCTTCGCTGATATTGAACTGCTCAGCCTTGAAGGTATTCAGCGTAACAATGTTGATATCTGTTCCATCACTATACTGTACATCATTTCCACCTTCTACTTCATGGAATCGAACCCATGATTTGGGTACCTTGACAAATCCATATTCATTCGAACCGATGATTTGCGTCTCTTCCTTTTTCGCTTCAGAAACAGCAGAACTAGTGCTACTCGTTTCCTGACTGCTTGAAGACCTAACAACCGCAGTCGAACTTTCTTCGGTTGCTGTTTGCGAATTATTGGAGCATGAAGTTAGAAAAACACTAGCAGTAACTACAGTACCTAAAATTAATAATTTTTTCATCCTACCACCTTTCAATCTGCATTATAAGAAAAATATGGACTTCTGTCAAATTCTAACCTGATCTATTCTGTTAGCTTCCGATTTTATAGCTCACATTTAAAGCAAAAACTCTTGAAAAATCTTCAAGAGTTTTTTTTTATTTCTATTCTTCATCCATGCTCAAGACGCTAAGGAAGGCTTCTTGTGGGACTTCTACTGATCCGATAGCTTTCATGCGTTTCTTACCAGCTTTTTGTTTTTCAAGGAGTTTGCGTTTACGAGAAACGTCACCACCATAACACTTGGCAAGTACGTTCTTACGAAGGGCCTTGATATCCGTTCGAGCCACGATCTTGTGCCCAATAGCTGCTTGAATCGGCACCTCAAATTGTTGACGAGGGATGATTTTCTTGAGCTTATCAACGATGAGTTTCCCACGTTCGTAGGCAAAATCCTTGTGAACGATAAAGCTGAGTGCATCGACCTTATCACCATTGAGAAGGATATCCATTTTGACCAGCTTAGACGGACGATACTCTGACAATTCGTAGTCAAAACTTGCATAACCACGCGTCGAAGACTTGAGCTTATCAAAAAAGTCAAAGACGATTTCAGCAAGCGGAATTTGATAAATAACATTGACACGATTGTCATCAATATAGTCCATGGTCACAAAGTCACCACGCTTACGTTGAGCCAATTCCATTACTGCACCAACAAACTCCTGTGGTACCATGATTTGCGCCTTAACATAAGGCTCTTCAATAGTCGCGATTTTAGTCGGATCAGGAAACTCAGACGGGTTAGACACATCCATTGACTCACCGTCAGTCAGATTAACCTTATAGATAACAGACGGAGCTGTCATGATAAGGTCAATGTTGAACTCACGCTCCAAACGCTCTTGAATAACATCCATATGGAGAAGTCCAAGGAATCCACAACGGAAACCAAATCCAAGAGCCTGAGATGTTTCTGGTTCAAACTGCAGGCTGGCATCGTTGAGCTGCAATTTTTCAAGGGCTTCACGAAGGTCATTGTACTTGTTTGACTCAATTGGATAAAGACCTGCAAAGACCATAGGGTTCATTTGCTTGTAGCCATCTAGTGGTTCTGCTGCAGGATTGCTTGCTAGGGTCACTGTATCACCCACACGAGTGTCTTGAACCGTCTTGATGGAAGCTGCAATATAACCAACGTCACCTGTCGCTAGGAAATCGCGCCCGACTGCTTTCGGTGTAAAAATACCAACTTCCGTCACATCAAAGGTCTTTCCATTGCTCATGAGCTGAATCTTATCGCCAGGTTTGACCACTCCGTCCATAACACGCACTTGGAGAATAACCCCGCGATAAGCATCGTAAACGGAATCGAAAATCAAAGCTTTTAATGGAGCTGAAACATCACCAGTTGGAGCTGGCACTTTTTCAACAATCTGCTCAAGAATTTCTTCAATACCAATACCAGCTTTGGCTGAAGCTAAGACCGCTTCGCTGGCATCCAGTCCGATGACATCCTCAATCTCTGTACGTACACGCTCTGGATCAGCTGCTGGTAGGTCAATTTTGTTAATGACGGGCAGAATTTCCAAATCATTGTCCAAGGCTAGATAAACGTTGGCAAGTGTTTGAGCTTCAATCCCTTGGGCCGCATCAACCACCAAAATCGCTCCTTCACAGGCAGCTAGCGAACGCGACACTTCATAGGTAAAGTCCACGTGCCCAGGTGTGTCAATCAAGTGGAAAATATAAGTTTCCCCATCTTTTGCAGTGTAATTGAGCTCAATGGCATTGAGTTTGATGGTAATCCCACGTTCACGCTCAAGATCCATACTATCCAAAAGCTGGGCTTGCATTTCACGACTAGAAACGGTCTCCGTCTTTTCCAAAATGCGGTCTGCTAGGGTTGATTTCCCATGGTCAATATGGGCGATAATAGAGAAGTTTCGAATCTTCTCCTGTCGTTTCTTCAATTCTTCTAAGTTCATGATGCTCTTCCTTTCAGGGTATCTATTAATTATAAATTGTTTTTAACATTTTGACAAGACCATACCCTGCTAGGAGTACTAATCTTCGGCAATAAAACCATCATTTTCGATAAAGTGGTGTTCAGTCATTCCTTTGTCTGTAAAGACGATTCCATGAAGGACACCGCCATAGACAGCTCCTCCATCCATGCCAATCTTGCCATCTTCTGTCATCCAAAGCTCAGCAGTACCTCGGTCTTGCTTCAGCAAACCATAAACCGGTGTATGCCCAAATACAATAGTTTTTCCAGTATGATTTTCAGCTTCGTGGAATGGCTTTCTGAGCCAGACTTTTTTATAATCTGTAGTTTCATGCCAATCATCCAAGGTCAAGTCAATACCCGCATGAACAAAGATATACTTGTCTGTCTCTACTACAAATGGCATTTGACGAATAAATTCGATCAAGTCTGCCGCTTCAGTCGCAACACGCTTGGCATCTTCTACGCCATCAACTGGTGCATCCAAGGGACGACCTAAAA
This genomic stretch from Streptococcus sp. 1643 harbors:
- the topA gene encoding type I DNA topoisomerase: MATATKKKKSTVKKNLVIVESPAKAKTIEKYLGRNYKVLASVGHIRDLKKSSMSVDIENNYEPQYINIRGKGPLINDLKKEAKKANKVFLASDPDREGEAISWHLAHILNLDENDANRVVFNEITKDAVKNAFKEPRKIDMDLVDAQQARRVLDRLVGYSISPILWKKVKKGLSAGRVQSVALKLIIDRENEINAFQPEEYWTIDGVFKKGTKQFQASFYGMNGKKMKLTTNEEVKEVLSHLTSKDFTVDQVDKKERKRNAPLPYTTSTMQMDAANKINFRTRKTMMVAQQLYEGINIGSGVQGLITYMRTDSTRISPVAQNEAASYINDRFGSKYSKHGSKVKNASGAQDAHEAIRPSSVFNTPESIAKYLDKDQLKLYTLIWNRFVASQMTAAIFDTMAVKLSQNGVQFAANGSQVKFDGYLAIYNDSDKNKMLPDMAVGDVVKQVNSKPEQHFTQPPARYSEATLIKTLEENGVGRPSTYAPTIETIQKRYYVRLAAKRFEPTELGEIVNKLIVEYFPDIVNVTFTAEMEGKLDDVEVGKEQWQRVIDEFYKPFSKEVAKAESEMEKIQIKDEPAGFDCEVCGSPMVIKLGRFGKFYACSNFPDCRHTQAIVKEIGVECPSCHQGQIIERKTKRNRIFYGCNRYPECEFTSWDKPIGRDCPKCGHFLVEKKVRGGGKQVVCSNGDYEEEKIK
- the dprA gene encoding DNA-processing protein DprA, coding for MKITNYEIYKLRKAGLSNQQILTVLEYDETVDQELLLGDIAELSGCRNPAVFMERYFQIDDAQLEKEFQKFPSFSILDDCYPWDLSEIYDPPALLFYKGNLDLLKFPKVALVGSRSCSNQGAKSVQKVIQGLENELIVVSGLAKGIDTAAHMAALQNGGRTIAVIGTGLDVFYPRANKRLQEHIGNHHLVLSEYGPGEEPLKFHFPARNRIIAGLCRGVIVAEARMRSGSLITCERAMEEGRDVFAIPGNVLDGHSDGCHHLIQEGAKLISSGQDVLAEFEF
- the lepA gene encoding translation elongation factor 4 gives rise to the protein MNLEELKKRQEKIRNFSIIAHIDHGKSTLADRILEKTETVSSREMQAQLLDSMDLERERGITIKLNAIELNYTAKDGETYIFHLIDTPGHVDFTYEVSRSLAACEGAILVVDAAQGIEAQTLANVYLALDNDLEILPVINKIDLPAADPERVRTEIEDVIGLDASEAVLASAKAGIGIEEILEQIVEKVPAPTGDVSAPLKALIFDSVYDAYRGVILQVRVMDGVVKPGDKIQLMSNGKTFDVTEVGIFTPKAVGRDFLATGDVGYIAASIKTVQDTRVGDTVTLASNPAAEPLDGYKQMNPMVFAGLYPIESNKYNDLREALEKLQLNDASLQFEPETSQALGFGFRCGFLGLLHMDVIQERLEREFNIDLIMTAPSVIYKVNLTDGESMDVSNPSEFPDPTKIATIEEPYVKAQIMVPQEFVGAVMELAQRKRGDFVTMDYIDDNRVNVIYQIPLAEIVFDFFDKLKSSTRGYASFDYELSEYRPSKLVKMDILLNGDKVDALSFIVHKDFAYERGKLIVDKLKKIIPRQQFEVPIQAAIGHKIVARTDIKALRKNVLAKCYGGDVSRKRKLLEKQKAGKKRMKAIGSVEVPQEAFLSVLSMDEE
- a CDS encoding metallophosphoesterase family protein, whose amino-acid sequence is MTDYYVIGDVHGKAGMLEDLLKTWDGHTQLLFLGDLIDRGEDSRRVLEMVKDLVDNQGAICLSGNHEYMFLTWLDDPEESYDHYRRNGGDTTINSILGRPLDAPVDGVEDAKRVATEAADLIEFIRQMPFVVETDKYIFVHAGIDLTLDDWHETTDYKKVWLRKPFHEAENHTGKTIVFGHTPVYGLLKQDRGTAELWMTEDGKIGMDGGAVYGGVLHGIVFTDKGMTEHHFIENDGFIAED